GGAAGACGGCGAGGACGGCGACGCCGAGACCGAAGCGACCGTGAGCTGCCCGCACTGCGGGGAGTCGGTCGAGATCACGCTCGATCCCAGCGGCGGCGACGTGCAGGAATACATCGAGGATTGCGAGGTCTGCTGCAATCCGTGGACGGTGCGCGTGCAGTTCGGCGCGGACGGCCACGCGGACGTCGAGGTGACGGCGCTGGACGAGTAGCGCGCGCGGTGTTCGTCGATTGACCATTGATGCACGAAGGGGGCGGATGCGCATGGCGCATCCGCCCCCTTCGTGCCTTCGCTCAGACTAGTGGCGATCGCGCAGATAGCGATCGTAGGCCTTGAACATCTCCTCGACCTCGAACGGGAAGCCGCTCGAGTCGCCACCGGCGCGCCGCTCGACGCGGAGCAC
This region of Gemmatimonadota bacterium genomic DNA includes:
- a CDS encoding CPXCG motif-containing cysteine-rich protein, which translates into the protein MRDDYEEPEDGEDGDAETEATVSCPHCGESVEITLDPSGGDVQEYIEDCEVCCNPWTVRVQFGADGHADVEVTALDE